The DNA window TTTAAGGTGCAATATGCACAGCGTATTAAATATGACTGAACACAATCCTATTCATGCTATTAGACACATGTTTAAGGAGTTATTTATgacctgtgattctgtgacttgaGCGCAAGAGAATTGAAGAGATAATTGGCAGAAGCTGTTCCCAGGCTGATATCAGGCTTGATATTGGCAGAATGTCTTCCAGGCAGGAACTGTCTTCAGGAACAAAGCAGTTCCTTTTTATTGGAGGAGTAATCTTGTAGGACTTCAGAAGGAAATCAGGTAGGACTACTCTGAGGTTAACTTTGTTAGAGGAAGTGTAGGCACACTGCCTTCACACCACAAATACTATTTTGGTCACAGCAGTTATGGCTAGCTCTCAAAATATTTGGAGAGAATATTCACAAAAAGAAACGTAGCTTGGCTGTGATTGCATCAGCTCAAAACACAACTAAGTCACTTTTGATGCCACTAGAGGTCAGCGCTAGTCATTAAATAAATGTCCTGGAGACTGCAACCTCTTTACTCGGAGTGGCGATTTTTGAAAATATCTACTTCTGTCTATGCTTGTTTTGCAAGTGTGTGTGAGTTGACACTACCAGTGCTTCACGATGTTTGGAAGCACACCCCTTCTTCTCGGTGCCGTGCTTCCCCAGTGCTGTGACCCAAGAGTCACACACTGTACTTTTCAAGCTGTGCCTCCCCTCAAATGTCACAGTGCTGAGTACAGTCAGGGGCAAAAGGCAGTGACAAACCCTGACCTAGTAGAGGCTTCCAATGGCATCAGCAGCCCAAACTAGTTGGCATTACTCCACTCTCACACCACACAGGGATTTAGTTCTGGGCACCCTAAAATAAGAAGGATATGGACCTGCTGcagcaagtccagagaagggacacAAGGATAACCAGAGAgatggagacaggctgagagaattggtGTTGTTTGGCCTGGACAAGAGAAGGCTCAAGGAAGACcttagagcaccttccagtacctcaAGCAGtcctacaagagagctggaaaggaaCTTTTTACCAGGGCTTgaagtgataggacaagaggcaatggctttaaacaaaaaaggagTATGTTTacattagatattaggaagaaattctttactgtgagggtcacgaggcactgaaacagcttgctcaggaaagctgtggatgctccatccctggaagtcttCAAGGCCAAGATGGATGGGGCTGTGAACAGCTTGGTTTAGTGGAAGCTGTCCATGCCCATGATGGGGGCCCAGacctagatgatctttaaggttccttccaaccctaaTCACTCCATGACCCTGTGAAAATAACCATTCTGTGATGGTTCCTATGATGATCCTATGACAATTCCCTCTTACTCCTTCAAGGATTATCTCAGAAGTGCAGCAGTGGGGAACTAGGCCAAAAGACAGGCTCTTGAAACCAGGGTTAATTCATTATGCTTTGCCACCTTGTGCTTCAAAAAGATGCTTCCCTTCTATTGTAAGTCCTAACTGTGTTCTCCATCATCACTGTCTGGGCTTCTGCAAACACAGACACTGTTTACAACATTTTAATGTAGCTACTATTGATAGGCAGTTGAACACAGAATTTCCTTtgctataaagaaaataatgttgCCTGGATAAGCAGTGTGATCATCGTGCTTTTAAACAACctttaaaaaatctttatcTTTGCTAAAACCTGCTAAATGATGCAAACGAGTTGGCAATCATAATGCAACAAATGCCTGTGATTTATTATCATGTTGCAATCTGTGCTTTCATCATATATCACTGTCTACTTTATCACAGTAGCTGACTAGGTATCAATACACAAAGTTCATTCTCAGTGTAATAGGCACACCTCTTTCATCAAAACTTTCATGTTTGGTTCCTTTGTGCCACTTTTCTTCCACTGAGTACATCAGAGCTGGAAAAAAGAAGGCTGAACAGACAGTTCAAAATTATTATCActctatgaaaatattttttgcaatgTTTTGCGTCTGTATACATGCACATATGCAGATgacttattttctttctctttttttttttttttttgtatttgtatcTCATATTTAAGAAAACTGGCTCTGAAATATCATCCTGACAAGAATCCAGACAatccagaggctgcagaaaaATTTAAAGAGATCAACAATGCTCATGCAACCCTGACTGATGTGTCCAAGCGAAACATATATGACAAGTATGGATCATTAGGGCTCTACGTGGCAGAACAGTTTGGTGAGGAAAATGTTAACACCTACTTCATGCTCTCCAGCTGGTGGGCAAAGGTAAGCTGTTATTCTCTTTTGGAAATCAAATGCTACAATGCACACTGACAATTGCATACACAAGGAAGCCCCTGAAACACATGATCTCTCTACAGGCTTAAAAAATAGTATGATCTGACTCTAAACTAAAAActtaatgaaacaaaattatctGGAAAATTGACAGTGGCAGAATGTAACATAAGCTCAGACTAGCACTAATACAgaaagttttctctttttttaacctGGTCTATAATTATAGTACATGTTTTGTAACACTTTCAGACATTAATTAGATTTGAATCTAGTGCTCCAGGTTAATTTTGACTTTCTTTTCTGTAATGACTAAATAAAAATGACTCATTAGTCAAGCACAAGAAGTCCCATTTATGTGACAaccaattaattaattattaaggTACAAATTTAGCTTTTTTGCTATATATAGCACACAATGTAAGTAAGCAATAATAATACATAACACTATGATTATGGCATGATATATGTGCCTTGGTGATGGAGTGAGAGAAAGGAACTCAAAGAAAAGGTTAGAAGAATGGAATGGAAGAGAGTAGGACAGGAAGAGAATGATACAACAAAACCCTGCATATTGctcaagaaaaaacacaaaatggGCTGTTCCACTCATGAAGGAGCTGGGTTCATTTGTTCCCTTATCACACTGGTGTCCTCTGATGTTTGCATATATCAAATTCAAGTGTTTCTGCAAATACTGAAATGTTACAGATGTGCAACACACAGAATTGCAAATGTGCAAAATCCATGCAGTTTCCATCCCACCTGtctccagccacagcagcctaGGAAAgctctctgctgggctgtgacGGAATACCCAGGAAGATGATCTGTGCTGCTTGAAGCAATGTGATGACAGTTTTTATCTGAGAACTGTGGAACACAGAATTCTCTGTTCAGCAAGGAACAGGCCAGTGCTGCATTGCCCCACATTCCCCTTTAAGATGGGAAGTCACTTGGGCACTTTGGGGGTCTGAGAAACCATAATTTGACTTCTGGATCAGGATGAGGCAGAAGCTGCTCAAAAGCAGAACAGTGCATGAAACCAATGAATAAAGTACTGGTGTTTAAATCAAACTTGCAAAGGTGCTGCCCCTCAGAGGCTGGTTGGAGGCTGCCTGCTTGCAGCTGCTGTagctgcctcctgctgcaggctggacaCCCCACCGTAGCTGCTGTCATCTCCTGATGGATCATTCCTTCTTGTCTTTGCTGCCCACCCTCTCCTTCTGCCTCTTTGTCATAGTTAGGTGGTCTCAGCGCTGAGAGGGCAACAGTGTGGAGTCCTTTAACagtttttgggaaaaaaagatttccttcactgtttcttttttttttttaacttctatttttcttttatttggtGATCTTTAATGGAGATTTTATGGAGTATAAAATCCTCTGGGGTCATAAAATCAGGTACAGAAATAACCACTGTGGCTTTGACTCATAAAGAGAGCAGTGGGGAGTAGAGAGAAGCTCATAAGTCCCTAACAATTAAAGGAGAAATGTGAGGATTGCTTCAAGCAAGCTGTATCCCAGAGGTGAGACAAGACATGAAGAGCAAAGTAATCACTGCTTCCTGGTTTTCAagaatttttcacaaaataatttaaaatatgtatacAGAGTCATTTGAGGATTATCACAGATAGTCTCTCTATGCCTCCCCCAACCCAAAATCTTGCCACTCACCCCCAAAGCATAAAGGGGCCACCAAGTGGTTTTGTTAGTTAGTttggttgtggggttttttaaaattttttttatttgcaagaCAAGCTCTTAGtatttctcatttgtttttaaCTCATGCACAAATGCTGGAtcaatttgaaatttttatatTGGTCATCATAATACTAGGTGAGTCTGAGGCATCAACTGCAGATGACCTCTGGACTCCTGATTTCCTCCATCCTGGTGGAGGACAGTAGGGACCACAGCCTTGGCTTGTTATCTTCCTCATTGACTGCACACATTCCTCTCCTTAGCACAGTCATACTGGGAAAATCTGACAGTTGCAAGGAGTTTTATCATTAGCAGTAAAGAAACTCaaatgaaaggagaaatgaaaaattaaaattactgttcTTTTTGAGAGTGCTAGACTTTTTAGCAGGCATATTAAACTGGGAATATAAAGACATGGGTAATGGGAGCTCAAATTACTTCTCCACTGGCAGGCATAGAGGCTGTTTGTTTAACTGTTTTAGCAAAAACCAATTCACCCTCTACCATGAAGACAGTTCATTGATAACATATATAATCTGATTTTTGATTTAACAACTATGATAATATAAGCACAAGAAATGTTGAAACATTAAAAGTATCATGAATAAACTCAATGTGTTTTCCCCTCTACGCActtccattctttttttttttcattctataCATTGTGGTAATTTATTCTTCATTATGGCATAAATGATAAACAGTCAGATAAGTTATTCTGGGAATTATGGCACTGTTTCAGTTGTCCATTAGAAGGAATGCATTTTATGACAAAAAATCTGAGTCCttcttttcattaaaagcaCCTTGCTCACTCTAGATACATGCTCATATTAATATTAGGCATATAAATAGTCTTATTACCTTCAAAGATGCCCCAGCCAGCCCCCACTAATGTTAGCTCAGACATGCatacataattttatttgcataGCTCCATTGTCTGAGTTTGACAATATCCTGACATTTGTGCTTACTTTCTTCCTCAAGCAGCATATTGTCTTAGGAACACAACAAATACTTGGCAGACTGGAAAACTGTCATGCTAAAGCCAGGCTGTACCTCCAATCCATATATAGCTGGTACCacaaagctgtgctgcttttaCCCACACCttcagagaatcatggaatggtttggtttggaagggaccctaaagatcatccagttccaagcccctgccatgtgcagagAGACCCCCCACTAGAGCAGGTAGCTCAGAGATTGATTCAACCTGGTCTTCAACACCTCCAGCAATGGGGCACTCATAACTCCTCAggacaacctgttccactgcctcatcaccctcacagtgaagaattccTCCCAAATacctaatctaaatctactctctttccatttatttctacaTATCAGCTCTGATTTGCTTTCCAGGAATGtcacttgttttcctttgctcttaTACCATTATGTCCATGAAGAGGTGTCCATGGAGATTTCCTCTGTGTCACAAACATCTCCATGTAGTCCTGGACCTACCCTGGGtcaggagccaggctgctgtCACATCCTCATGGAGCACGGACTGGCAATGCCAGCCTAAAAGCTCCCCTCCTACACGTCCATTGCTGCGATGCAGCACACACTTGAACAtctggggagctgtgctgtgaacCCAGGCACTGACTTCATCTGAAGGAAGAAAGCTCTgtaaatataaattttctgGCTCTTGACTCTTTCCAAGATCTCTGGTCTTGGCCCCAGGCAATTGTGTTGGGTCTCCTGAATCCTCTATGCTTTGTGCCATGCAGACAAGAGCGATCAAAGGTGGGAACTTCTTGCTACCTGAGTCCCCAGATCAAGGATGCATAGTCTGAGGACTATAATTTAGGAGGTGTCACCTGTGTGGTCCTGCACAAGCTAATGGGGCAAGAGAGAGGCACCCACAATGGGCAATTCACATACTCTTATAGCTGAACCTTCCCCTGGAAGGGCTTTTAACTTCTCTTTGACTGTGTGGGGAGTCCATAGCAGCCACATCCAGTCCTAAACTGGATGCCTTATTTCAGTGGCCAAAATTATGTGGGATGCATCTGggtctttgcttctttttctctcagctTTGTTGTTGACAAGAGCTTGCCAGTAAATAAGTGTTTGCAAAAATGATCTTGGGCAAATGAGTCATTTTAAAGATGGAAATGAGTCATGTTAAGGTGGGTAGGGTTTTGCATACTGCCTGGAGAGTTTTTCTGAGGGCCATCAGCAGAACAGCAGACTTTGAAACCTTGAGCATGTGGGGGCCTGTTGGTTGGTGTCTTCTTTGTGGATTTGGTCCTTAGTGACAAATAGGAAGTTGTGGGTGAGAAGGGATTTGGAAGACCTGGCCCTTGTTCAGGCACAGGGACAACAGGTGGACTCCTCTGAGTGCCAAGCACTTAGGAACCAGAGTTCTGCCTTCAGCTGTAAGAGACAGCCACAAGTTTGGGGAAGGTCACTGCTAACAGGACTTTCATCCTGCTGTGTTTAACCCAGGGCCTGTTTGCAGTCTGTGGTTTGCTGACTGGCTGctacctctgctgctgcctctgctgctgcttcaactgctgctgtggaaagtgCAAACCAAAGGCACCCGAGGGGGAACAGCAGGAGTTCTGTGTGTCTCCAGAAGATTTGGAAGAGCAAATTAAGAACGACATGGAAAGAGGTGTGTATTGTAGGGGCTTACTGTGTGGCAAAGCTGTTCAAAACAACCTTTAAAGCCTGTAGTCCAGATGTTCTGCTCACAATGCTGAGGCTGCTTCCAGACTTCAGTGGAGACGTGCCAATTCACTCTAGCAAAGACCACAACACAGTGAACCTCCCAAATTATGCATTAATGCAAAACCAAACTTATGGCACTTACAACTAAACATCTCCTGTATCTCTTATGAGACACTTACAAAATAAATGTCTTAGGGCTCATTTTAAGAGACAATGTTCATCCTCTAGCCTCCATGCCCACATTCCTTCGTATCCTAGATCCTATATTCCTACATTAGGCTCAGCTGGACTGGTGCCTGTCACATCTGATTGACCTGAATAAGCTGTCATTCAGACTTTAGTTGTGTAAAATTTATCCCTGCTTGTGGTGGATATTGTACCCATTCAAGAGAAGGCTTCAAGAAAATATGCCAAGTTTCCAACAGTAAGGTTGTGCAGTAACCCAGGAGAGCATGCATGGGAGGTATCATGATCCTGTCCCTCTCCCATAAAGCCCCTAAGCTTCTCACTTTCTTCTGCAGTAACAATTCTACCTTATTCAGGCCTTGGATAAAATCCAGGTGTAAACTAATCCTCTCAAAAATGTCTGTAGTTCCTGGCCCATTTAATTCTCTGGTGTGCTTCATGGTGGAGCGGGCAAGTGCTAACTTAGGGGCAAGAGGAACAGGGAATTTAGGAGCCAGGAACATGGGCCTGTGGCAGCAGAATGACCTCCACAGCAGGTCAGcctctttttttgcctttgctgCATTCCCCCAGCTGCACGTTCAGGTTTTGGCTATGCCAAGGGATGATGGAGGTGATTTCCTAATTTGGCACTAGTATGGGATGCATGCTCTGAACAAAGAGTCCTGTCCCAGTGTGCCAAAGACGGGCAGTTTTGTCTTCATATTCAGGGGAAGCAGAAACATCTAAAACTGGATAGATATGTACAGGTGCTCCAGCAATAAGAACCCAAGGTACCAGGGAAGGACTGAAGACACTTTTCAGTTGCAAATGTATATAAACTATGATTAAGATTATGGGTTTTTTAGGAGGAAGGACCTAAGTCAGCTCActcattttctcttccattgTTATAGAAGATCTTAAACTGTTATATTCTTATGTTTATTATGCTTAAAATAGCACTGCCAGATTGCAAATGTCATGTTCCCATAGCAGTAAGAAATTTTTCCCCCCCCAACTTTTCACACAAATTTACCCTTCCATAAATATGTAACAAAACACTTGTAGTGGTTGAAAcaaatgctatttttataaccgCTATGCCAATGTGTGGTGGTGTTTTTAAGCTGATTTTGCCTTGAGGCATATCAAGGTAAACACAGTCAGCTTAAAAACTGATCATACTTAATCAGTCTCTGCAAAGGCAATAAAAACTACTTGTGAAAACTTTATAACCACAATACTGTGAGACAAAACTAATAAACTTTACATTAGGCACCCGAACAGTGCAAATCTAAAGTGGGTCTTGTTCTTCATGAGTCTCTGATACCAAAGCCAAGTCTAAAGTAGAAGGATGGACTTTTGAAGAATCAGAATGCTTAATTTCTGCCtgttttcttaatttgtttatttttaatttggtttatattcattttaattctCCCTAAAAATCCAGAACAAAATTCCCCAGTGCTCTTTCCTTCTGGCACAGGTACCAGAAGGTATTGGTGTGCTTTAATTTTAGGCCCCCTTGACATCCCTTTACTCCCACCAAGTCCCACTGAgaccaaattaaaaattaattttaaatgcttagCAAAGTACTAGTCTGAAAAAATAACCTAATATGGAATTTCATGTTTTAAGTATTTGGAAGACAGTATTAAATACATAGGTAGGGTCTGAAGGAAACTAGATTTTTATACCTTTCCTACCCTCCTCTTCAGTCTGGCTACATTTTCCTCCTAATCAAAACCAGCAAGTCTCAGTAAAGCAgaattctctttattttaaaagagatcaACAtataaggaataaaataaaagctttatgACAAAGAGTAACATGAGcatctttcctgcagctgaaaggaaaacaggctatgcatttaggaaaaaaaaagaatgacaACCAGATCAAAGTGTgcttcctctcttccttcttcctttgtCATCCCAACTTCAGGCATACTGGCCAGAAAGACACAGCTGACTTTTAGAATAGCAAAGACTGTGCTTTTTTGAATGTTAAGCCATAGAAATTAATACTCATGCCTTCCTTTAGGTAAATAATAGAAATGTTCCTGTATGTAATTCAGAAACAAACTGTGTAATTCAGAATCACTTGTGCAGCAGATTTAATTTTGGAAGAGGAGATTCTATTAGGATCCAAGTTCTTTGCATTCCCTCTGAGCACAGAATGAGCATTCCAGCCAGTAATTAAtttctctgcttcctgctgtccccagcatcTACAGTATTGATAACCAGAACTTCTCACTGAGGTCAAACGTAGATTTTTCAAGCTAAGGCCCCACTAAAACtatccaaatattttttaatcagCCATTGTTTTCTGAGGAATGCATCATTGATAAAGCATCAAAATTCCTGATGCTACAAAGCTCTGAGACTGAGCCCTTAGCAGTTGTGCTCAGtgggagctccctgctgctggctgcactgcCCAAAGGAGTTGAGATTTAGACCTCAACTAAAATGTCAAACTGCCATGTCAAACTGGCATGACTATAATAATTTTTCAGTTCCTCACAACTCTCAATAACAAAATTAAGGTTTTACACGGTTGATTTCATTCATCGAACGAACATACCATAAAACATAATTAttattgaaaaagaaagaggtGTGAGGCCAAAGGTTCAGCAATCCATTCCCTAAAATGTAAGAGCAAAGTGAGTTGCCACTGAAATCAACATAATCAAGCCAAAGGCTTCAATTCTGTTGATTTGctatttctttagaaaaagagaatttctaGGGGCATTTATATTCCCCTAGAAGAAGGGTTAAGTCAAATAAATGTCACTAGATCTAGTGCTCAGATAGTTCAAGGTCTCCCTTGAGAGCCTCATTTTACAGCATGTATTTCCAGGGGTAAGATGACCATCAGAACTAAAGGAAATTAGGGGCTTGCAAGCTCTGGCATATACTTAGCTTACAAGGATTTCTCCTCATAATTATTGATTTGAACCAGAAGACTCTGACCTAATACAGAgcagaaaaccaaaaattaaatgTTATGTTTGGGCTATTACATTTTAAAGATGACATTTTTTGGTGTTTCAGATCAAACATGACATTAGAAAGGTGCAAAATAAGGTAATCTGTGGTATCCTGCCATGATGTTACAGGTAACCTGTCAAAATGCACTGGCAGAGGGAAGTATCACTCGCttgcctgcagcacagacacGTGCAACACTTCAACACTTTCCCACACACATGGGGCAGGTTGACAGATTTTGCTTCCACTGAAGTTGATGGTAAAATTTTTGTTAACTTTTGTGTTCCCGGAGGAGGTGACATTGGAATTTGGATTGCCTTTGTACTTCAGGCTGTAATGATGCACTCAAAGCAGTTTGGCAGGTCTGTTCTCTCCTGTTCGGTTATCGTTGTAGGAACAAAGCAAGGCATTTCTAGACCaacttttattttacagaaaatgaattctgggagagaaaaaaaaaggacaagaatAAAAGAACCTGAGTAGAAAAAATACTTTCCCAACTCAGAAGCAAAAAGTTTTTATCACTTCATTGTCTCCTCCACACTCCATATGATACAAATGTAGGCGAACAGTGAGCAGGAGCTATCTATAGAAGGCAGTTTAAACTGTGAATTCTGCCTCACCTCCATTCTGCAGCTTGCCATTAGCAGACTATATTTGTACAGTTTATTATTCTATGGGTCCCTGTTCTGCTAAAAAACCCTATAATAAGTCTTAGAAGGGTGCAAGCAGCAAAATGCTTGGTGAGGGTGTCAGCTAAGAGCTGTCTGCAGATCGGCTGGAGGCAACACGACAGATTTGCAGTGGGTCCTGCTCTCCTGTTGCACACCTGGGTATCACAGCAAAATGAACTGCTAATCTCTGCCCTCCATCAACAATCTTCCCGAAAATGAACAACTTGGAGGCAGAAGTAGGCGGGAGAGAATGCTGCTCAGAAATCTAGAAAACACACAGCAGCTTAAAAATGGATTGGAACTGCCAAACTAATATGAGCCTGAGCTGAGCTCAAAGCATTAATTACTCATATACTTTTAGAAGTTATGAAACACGTCTGTCTTTGACCTTGTGTCTAAATATGGAATTGCCCATACAGAGAAGCTGCTTGGCATTTAATCATTCTTGCCTCTCACCTTGACAGAGTCAAAGTTGTTCTACCCCCACTGAGTGGAAGCCGTATGGCATGCAATTAGATTCCTGCTCTGGGTTAAGTTACTCCTGTACATTACATCTTTTGCCCATGATTCATCCCATCAACTGTCATGTAAACAGAAGGAAATGtcagatgagatttttttccctgaacagTTGGTCATTTGgcaaaaaaagtaataatttgtATTCGATTACTGTGAAGACTCTGTTAGTATCAGGATATAGACAGTCCAAAGTTTTCATACATGAAACATTTCACTAAGATGGCTGAACTTGTAAAAGTCGGTCTCTGAGACTTGAGTACTTCCCTCCCTCCAAAAAACATGTGGGTTGGAAAAAGGCCCAGAAGAAGCTGGCTTACTGCACTTACTAAATCTTGTTCTTTATCAGATGGAACACAGTAGCCATCAAGGAACTCTGTAAAGACTTCACTTCTACTTTCCTCCACTCTACAACAAATGAATTTTATAGATATATTGGAAAAGTAAACACAAAATTGCACAGAGTGAGAAAGTACACAGCAGTAGGGATTTATAGAGTGATAATATGAAGTTTTGGCAGTTCCAAATTCATTAAAATAGTAATTCCTAGAGTCCTATTGCATATACATTACATAAGATTTCAAATtcaatttaacatttttatttaactaGCTGGCTTTCAGGATAGATATGATTTCTCTCCTCTCAAGTGTATTATTATTACTGCtcacatattttttccttttaacccTCCTCCTTCTTTACTGTTAACTCTGCCTTCTTCAAGACTCATTTCTGTCCCATTTTCACAAACACTATCAAGGTTAGTGCTCGCTGACTCACAACAGCTCTGATTATATTCTGCCATTTGTAGGAACAAGCACTTGCTATTAGAACAGGCAGGAACCTTTAGCCTGCAAGCTCTGCAAAGCACCAGGCAGAGCAAGTGTCCAGtctaacagcagcagcaacacccAGAAACCTGCCATTGTATGAGGACTAGGAGGAAGAACATTTGTAGGTTTGGTGTGGGCAATGTCACCTTGTTGGTACCCACACAGCTGTCTGTGAAACCAAATTAAGCTGTAACCAGAAGAGCAAATGAAATGTTGTGGTGCTAACAAGAAATCTGACTTTGGTAGCAAGTGAAGGGTTCTTAAAGTAATCTTTGTATTCCTCTCCAATTTAGATGGAGAAACTCCTATTACGCTTCAGCCAACTAACGTCACTGAGAAGACACAACTGATTGGGGACAGCCACCGGAGCTACCACACTGAGTCCTAGGGCAGGCCAGGGACCTGCTGGACTTCTCACTGAGTCTCACAGTGAGAAAAACATGAGATAAGTCCTGCAGCCTGTGTTCGTAGTTTTTAAGCTAATAAAAAGTAACATGAGAGTAATTTCCTACCAAGGCAGAATCTTGCTCTATGCTACTTCCAACAGGTCGATATCTGCACGGTGTATGGAGATACCCACGGCCTGTACAGAGCATGCTGGTCTCTCACAGCTTCAAATTGTCTTTCCCTCTAATAATATTCCCTTTGAGATAGCTGGTCTTCTCCCTGCCTGCATCTGTAGTTTCACCTCCCAGACACAGTCCTGAGTCCCTTTATGGACACCCTGGCTGtacctccctgccccaggaacCTTCCCTGGATGCAGCAGTTTTGCTGGATGGGAAACATTCCTGTGAGGGAGCCCCAGAAGTGCTCTTTAGCAGGTCTCAGAGAGAAAGTTGTTAGCAAGACAGATGGGGCTGTCCTTCCCAGAGAAGAAGTGCTCTTTGGAGGGCAGCTAGTGGCTTGCTGGGACCCAGCTCTGGTAATTATAAATCCTGAACCAAGACAAAGTGCTAGGAGATTTTTCTGATGGTTGTTACAGTGCGGGTCACTCCAAATCCAGGAGCCTCATCCAGAAGCACACATAGGCTCTGTTGTCTTCCCCAGCAAAAGCTGCAAACCCATGAGACAAACCCTGGGCTGTCTCAGagcctctctcctcctcccaggGGCCTGTGGCAAAGCTCCTCCTTTTGGTTCCCAGCCAACAGCGTTCTGCCAGCTGGCTCCCTGTGCCGTGCCCTTGGCTtgtggccctgctgccctgctggcactgggctgggagcCACCAcgccagcacaggcactggggctgtgggagcaccAAGGACTTGGCAGGGAAACAAGCAGCAAAGGAGTGACCgtcctcctcagcagctcattGGGGTAAGACTGAAACCTCCCTTCTGCACCAGGCACAGGTGCTTTAAGAGCACATGGCATGATTTTAAATAAAGAGGCAGGAATAAGGTGTGTGTTCAGGTGCACCACTGCACAAATGAGTGGACATACATGTGGCCATGGCTAAAGGGAGCATGAAGAACTTAGGCCACTAATTTGTAAGAGCTAAAGGAATACCTCTTAAATCTTAAGCTTAGCACTTCACTGATTTGACATAGTAGTTTAAGCCTGAGGCAGTAGAATTTCTTCTTATTGATCATTTTACATCAATCATTGTCAGTTTTGTGTATTTGCTATTTTTGCATGCTGTGGTCTAAAGGGGGGTCACAGTGTTCCACTAAATTATACAGACATGTGAATATATAACAAGCTGAAACTGTTGTTCCCTTGCTTGAAATT is part of the Ammospiza nelsoni isolate bAmmNel1 chromosome 1, bAmmNel1.pri, whole genome shotgun sequence genome and encodes:
- the DNAJC5B gene encoding dnaJ homolog subfamily C member 5B, with the translated sequence MAEQRQRALSTSGEALYEILALEKGATHDEIKKSYRKLALKYHPDKNPDNPEAAEKFKEINNAHATLTDVSKRNIYDKYGSLGLYVAEQFGEENVNTYFMLSSWWAKGLFAVCGLLTGCYLCCCLCCCFNCCCGKCKPKAPEGEQQEFCVSPEDLEEQIKNDMERDGETPITLQPTNVTEKTQLIGDSHRSYHTES